A window of Vigna unguiculata cultivar IT97K-499-35 chromosome 4, ASM411807v1, whole genome shotgun sequence contains these coding sequences:
- the LOC114182044 gene encoding TMV resistance protein N-like isoform X1: MARRISLSLSSSTHTWIYDVFLSFRGEDTRFQFTHNLYHSLCEAGIHTFIDQEGLRIGEEITPVLFHAIQNSRISIIVFSKSYASSTYCLNELVRILECAKEEGPSIYPIFYDVDPSEVRHQTGTYAEALSKLETRFHNDADNEKVQKWRKALHEAANLSGWHYQHGSQPEYEFIRKIVQAISRKINYIPLYVADNPIGLEYALEGVKSLLEDGSEINMIGIYGIGGIGKTTIARAVYNNIFWGFQGSCFLPDIREKAINKHGIVQLQELVLSEILKEKDIKVGDVNRGIPLIKRRLQQKKVLLVLDNVDKLEQLKALAGGYDWFGSGSIIIITTRDKHLLDAHGVVNLYEVKPLHVEKALELFNWHAFRSDKVGPPYMSISNRAVSYACGLPLALEVIGSHLFGKSLDECHSALDKYESIPHRKIHEILKVSYDGLEENEKGIFLDIACFFNNCELGNVTPMLKAHGFYAEDGLRVLADRSLIKINSSDFVRMHDLIRDTGREIVRQESTLEPGRRSRLWFNQDIVHVLEGNTGSDKIEFIKLEGYNNIQVQWNGKALKKMKNLRILIVEDATFSTSPEHLPNSLRVLDWSCYPSPSLPSDFNPKRFEIILMPESSLLMFEPQKMLESLSIINLEDCKFLTNLPSLREASLLTTLRLDRCCNLVNIDESIGFLDKLRLLSAKGCTKLKTLAPRIMLTSLETLDLAMCYNLESFPEVLGKMEKIKTIYLDDTDIEKLPFSIGNFVGLELLSLKGCERLHQLPGSICMMPKVRVVIGYGHETYNFFEKELSSDVSPMAMLIGGSNLYLDVYYPYMNPNNGIQVCSPNPLMHSDFNLLFSKLRREEDWYRRCRVSVMHFSFRKKFPKIALCCSLFFPAMKRVMIMTFNFRVYINDTLQFSGMCNFMFRGYEKILWCDLEGKVERVFSEQEWNRAEIAFELDFPMRRNTRNGITTNSIGRGNLSWSLIGVYEEGNNKEDIEFEDPMSIFPLSNTQPLSSLSSSLHYVVSLGFRQGWVDMD, translated from the exons ATGGCACGGAGAATCTCATTATCCTTGTCTTCCTCCACCCATACATGGATTTATGACGTCTTTCTAAGTTTTAGAGGAGAAGACACTCGTTTTCAGTTTACTCATAATCTCTACCATTCCTTGTGCGAAGCGGGGATTCATACTTTCATCGACCAGGAAGGTCTTAGAATAGGGGAAGAAATTACACCTGTTCTTTTCCACGCAATTCAAAATTCAAGGATTTCCATCATTGTCTTCTCCAAAAGCTATGCATCTTCAACCTATTGCTTAAATGAACTTGTAAGGATCCTTGAATGCGCCAAGGAAGAAGGTCCATCAATATATCCAATATTTTATGACGTGGATCCGTCAGAAGTTCGACATCAGACGGGAACTTATGCAGAAGCATTGTCAAAACTCGAAACTAGGTTCCACAACGACGCTGACAACGAGAAGGTACAAAAATGGAGGAAGGCCTTACATGAAGCAGCTAATCTATCAGGCTGGCATTACCAACATGG GTCTCAACCAGAATATGAGTTCATAAGAAAGATTGTTCAAGCAATCTCTAGAAAGATAAATTACATCCCTTTATATGTTGCCGATAACCCAATTGGGCTGGAGTATGCACTGGAAGGAGTGAAATCTCTCCTTGAAGATGGATCTGAAATCAACATGATAGGAATTTATGGTATCGGGGGTATAGGGAAAACCACCATTGCTCGTGCCGtgtataacaatattttttgggGTTTTCAAGGTTCGTGTTTTCTACCTGACATAAGAGAAAAGGCGATTAATAAACACGGTATTGTCCAACTTCAAGAATTAGTACTTTCTGAAATACTCAAGGAAAAAGATATTAAAGTGGGAGATGTCAATAGAGGAATACCGTTAATAAAAAGGAGACTTCAACAGAAGAAGGTCCTTCTAGTTCTTGATAATGTCGACAAATTAGAGCAGTTAAAGGCACTTGCAGGGGGATATGATTGGTTTGGCTCTGGAAGTATAATCATCATCACCACAAGAGACAAGCACTTGCTAGATGCTCATGGGGTGGTAAACTTATATGAGGTTAAACCATTACATGTTGAAAAAGCTCTGGAATTGTTTAACTGGCATGCCTTCAGAAGTGATAAAGTTGGTCCACCATACATGAGTATTTCCAACCGTGCCGTTTCTTATGCGTGCGGTCTTCCTTTGGCTCTGGAAGTTATAGGATCCCACTTATTCGGAAAAAGTTTAGATGAGTGCCATTCTGCATTAGATAAATATGAAAGTATTCCTCATCGAAAGATTCATGAAATACTAAAAGTAAGCTACGATGGTTTGGAAGAAAATGAGAAGGGAATTTTCCTAGACATTGCATGTTTCTTCAATAACTGTGAACTGGGCAATGTCACACCAATGCTAAAAGCTCATGGTTTTTATGCAGAAGATGGTTTGAGAGTGTTAGCTGACAGATCTCTCATAAAGATTAATTCTTCTGATTTTGTGAGAATGCATGACCTAATTCGAGACACAGGTAGAGAGATTGTAAGGCAGGAATCAACACTTGAGCCAGGCAGACGTAGTAGATTATGGTTTAACCAGGACATTGTTCACGTTTTGGAAGGAAATACG GGATCTGATAAAATAGAATTCATAAAGCTTGAAGGGTACAACAACATACAAGTGCAAtggaatggaaaagccttaaagaaaatgaagaacttGAGGATTTTGATAGTTGAAGATGCAACCTTTTCTACAAGCCCCGAGCATCTACCAAATAGCTTGAGAGTGCTAGACTGGAGTTGCTATCCTTCGCCATCTTTACCTTCTGATTTCAATCCAAAACGTTTTGAGATAATCCTTATGCCTGAAAGTAGCCTTCTGATGTTCGAACCACAAAAG ATGTTGGAATCATTGTCTATAATAAACCTTGAAGATTGCAAGTTCTTAACTAATCTACCGAGCCTACGAGAGGCATCACTCTTAACAACTCTGCGTCTCGATAGATGCTGTAATTTAGTTAACATTGATGAATCAATTGGGTTTCTTGATAAGCTTCGGTTGTTGAGTGCTAAAGGGTGCACCAAGCTGAAAACTCTTGCACCCCGCATCATGTTGACATCTCTTGAAACTTTGGATCTTGCGATGTGCTATAATCTTGAGAGTTTCCCAGAAGTATTGGGAAAGATGGAGAAAATAAAGACAATATATTTAGACGACACAGACATAGAGAAATTGCcattttcaattggaaattttgttGGGCTGGAACTATTGTCCTTGAAGGGATGCGAAAGGCTTCATCAGTTACCAGGTAGTATATGCATGATGCCGAAAGTTAGAGTGGTAATTGGTTATGGGCAtgaaacatataatttttttgaaaaagagttGAGCTCAGACGTGTCTCCAATGGCAATGCTTATTGGTGGTTCTAACCTATATCTTGATGTGTATTATCCATACATGAATCCCAATAATGGCATCCAGGTATGCAGTCCTAATCCTCTTATGCATTCTGATTTCAATTTGTTATTCTCAAAGCTCAGGAGGGAAGAAGACTGGTATCGCAGATGCAGGGTATCAGTGATGCATTTCTCGTTTCGAAAGAAATTTCCTAAGATAGCGCTATgttgttcattattttttccTGCGATGAAAAGAGTCATGATAATGACTTTTAATTTCAGAGTATACATTAATGATACTTTGCAATTCAGTGGTATGTGCAATTTCATGTTTAGAGGGTATGAAAAAATACTTTGGTGTGATCTAGAAGGGAAAGTGGAGAGGGTGTTTTCAGAGCAAGAGTGGAACAGAGCTGAGATTGCGTTTGAGTTGGACTTCCCTATGCGAAGAAATACTAGAAATGGAATCACAACAAATAGCATTGGTAGAGGAAATCTAAGTTGGAGCCTAATTGGTGTGTACGAGGAAGGAAATAATAAAGAGGATATAGAATTTGAAGATCCCATGTCAATTTTTCCATTAAGTAACACACAACCTCTTTCTTCATTATCTAGTTCTTTGCACTATGTTGTTAGTCTAGGATTTCGTCAAGGATGGGTGGATATGGATTAA
- the LOC114182047 gene encoding uncharacterized protein LOC114182047 has protein sequence MARPLVMIHSLPRISHIGFGVMTLMVCAIALLMCASHSRKWRKWASCYAFGEEPVIEFNNEVVVQQEQEEGSLWQKNILMGGKCQLPDFSGVIIYDSDGNILNHTKTSRPLLTWK, from the coding sequence ATGGCTAGGCCACTTGTAATGATCCACTCTCTACCAAGAATTTCACATATTGGCTTCGGTGTGATGACCCTTATGGTGTGTGCCATTGCATTGCTTATGTGTGCTTCTCATTCTCGCAAATGGAGAAAGTGGGCCTCTTGCTATGCCTTTGGAGAAGAACCTGTCATAGAATTCAACAATGAAGTGGTTGTGCAACAAGAACAAGAAGAGGGTTCACTTTGGCAGAAGAACATACTCATGGGAGGGAAGTGTCAGCTCCCTGATTTCTCTGGTGTTATAATCTATGATTCCGACGGTAACATACTGAATCATACTAAAACTTCTCGTCCATTACTGACCTGGAAATAA
- the LOC114182044 gene encoding TMV resistance protein N-like isoform X2: protein MARRISLSLSSSTHTWIYDVFLSFRGEDTRFQFTHNLYHSLCEAGIHTFIDQEGLRIGEEITPVLFHAIQNSRISIIVFSKSYASSTYCLNELVRILECAKEEGPSIYPIFYDVDPSEVRHQTGTYAEALSKLETRFHNDADNEKVQKWRKALHEAANLSGWHYQHGSQPEYEFIRKIVQAISRKINYIPLYVADNPIGLEYALEGVKSLLEDGSEINMIGIYGIGGIGKTTIARAVYNNIFWGFQGSCFLPDIREKAINKHGIVQLQELVLSEILKEKDIKVGDVNRGIPLIKRRLQQKKVLLVLDNVDKLEQLKALAGGYDWFGSGSIIIITTRDKHLLDAHGVVNLYEVKPLHVEKALELFNWHAFRSDKVGPPYMSISNRAVSYACGLPLALEVIGSHLFGKSLDECHSALDKYESIPHRKIHEILKVSYDGLEENEKGIFLDIACFFNNCELGNVTPMLKAHGFYAEDGLRVLADRSLIKINSSDFVRMHDLIRDTGREIVRQESTLEPGRRSRLWFNQDIVHVLEGNTLEGYNNIQVQWNGKALKKMKNLRILIVEDATFSTSPEHLPNSLRVLDWSCYPSPSLPSDFNPKRFEIILMPESSLLMFEPQKMLESLSIINLEDCKFLTNLPSLREASLLTTLRLDRCCNLVNIDESIGFLDKLRLLSAKGCTKLKTLAPRIMLTSLETLDLAMCYNLESFPEVLGKMEKIKTIYLDDTDIEKLPFSIGNFVGLELLSLKGCERLHQLPGSICMMPKVRVVIGYGHETYNFFEKELSSDVSPMAMLIGGSNLYLDVYYPYMNPNNGIQVCSPNPLMHSDFNLLFSKLRREEDWYRRCRVSVMHFSFRKKFPKIALCCSLFFPAMKRVMIMTFNFRVYINDTLQFSGMCNFMFRGYEKILWCDLEGKVERVFSEQEWNRAEIAFELDFPMRRNTRNGITTNSIGRGNLSWSLIGVYEEGNNKEDIEFEDPMSIFPLSNTQPLSSLSSSLHYVVSLGFRQGWVDMD from the exons ATGGCACGGAGAATCTCATTATCCTTGTCTTCCTCCACCCATACATGGATTTATGACGTCTTTCTAAGTTTTAGAGGAGAAGACACTCGTTTTCAGTTTACTCATAATCTCTACCATTCCTTGTGCGAAGCGGGGATTCATACTTTCATCGACCAGGAAGGTCTTAGAATAGGGGAAGAAATTACACCTGTTCTTTTCCACGCAATTCAAAATTCAAGGATTTCCATCATTGTCTTCTCCAAAAGCTATGCATCTTCAACCTATTGCTTAAATGAACTTGTAAGGATCCTTGAATGCGCCAAGGAAGAAGGTCCATCAATATATCCAATATTTTATGACGTGGATCCGTCAGAAGTTCGACATCAGACGGGAACTTATGCAGAAGCATTGTCAAAACTCGAAACTAGGTTCCACAACGACGCTGACAACGAGAAGGTACAAAAATGGAGGAAGGCCTTACATGAAGCAGCTAATCTATCAGGCTGGCATTACCAACATGG GTCTCAACCAGAATATGAGTTCATAAGAAAGATTGTTCAAGCAATCTCTAGAAAGATAAATTACATCCCTTTATATGTTGCCGATAACCCAATTGGGCTGGAGTATGCACTGGAAGGAGTGAAATCTCTCCTTGAAGATGGATCTGAAATCAACATGATAGGAATTTATGGTATCGGGGGTATAGGGAAAACCACCATTGCTCGTGCCGtgtataacaatattttttgggGTTTTCAAGGTTCGTGTTTTCTACCTGACATAAGAGAAAAGGCGATTAATAAACACGGTATTGTCCAACTTCAAGAATTAGTACTTTCTGAAATACTCAAGGAAAAAGATATTAAAGTGGGAGATGTCAATAGAGGAATACCGTTAATAAAAAGGAGACTTCAACAGAAGAAGGTCCTTCTAGTTCTTGATAATGTCGACAAATTAGAGCAGTTAAAGGCACTTGCAGGGGGATATGATTGGTTTGGCTCTGGAAGTATAATCATCATCACCACAAGAGACAAGCACTTGCTAGATGCTCATGGGGTGGTAAACTTATATGAGGTTAAACCATTACATGTTGAAAAAGCTCTGGAATTGTTTAACTGGCATGCCTTCAGAAGTGATAAAGTTGGTCCACCATACATGAGTATTTCCAACCGTGCCGTTTCTTATGCGTGCGGTCTTCCTTTGGCTCTGGAAGTTATAGGATCCCACTTATTCGGAAAAAGTTTAGATGAGTGCCATTCTGCATTAGATAAATATGAAAGTATTCCTCATCGAAAGATTCATGAAATACTAAAAGTAAGCTACGATGGTTTGGAAGAAAATGAGAAGGGAATTTTCCTAGACATTGCATGTTTCTTCAATAACTGTGAACTGGGCAATGTCACACCAATGCTAAAAGCTCATGGTTTTTATGCAGAAGATGGTTTGAGAGTGTTAGCTGACAGATCTCTCATAAAGATTAATTCTTCTGATTTTGTGAGAATGCATGACCTAATTCGAGACACAGGTAGAGAGATTGTAAGGCAGGAATCAACACTTGAGCCAGGCAGACGTAGTAGATTATGGTTTAACCAGGACATTGTTCACGTTTTGGAAGGAAATACG CTTGAAGGGTACAACAACATACAAGTGCAAtggaatggaaaagccttaaagaaaatgaagaacttGAGGATTTTGATAGTTGAAGATGCAACCTTTTCTACAAGCCCCGAGCATCTACCAAATAGCTTGAGAGTGCTAGACTGGAGTTGCTATCCTTCGCCATCTTTACCTTCTGATTTCAATCCAAAACGTTTTGAGATAATCCTTATGCCTGAAAGTAGCCTTCTGATGTTCGAACCACAAAAG ATGTTGGAATCATTGTCTATAATAAACCTTGAAGATTGCAAGTTCTTAACTAATCTACCGAGCCTACGAGAGGCATCACTCTTAACAACTCTGCGTCTCGATAGATGCTGTAATTTAGTTAACATTGATGAATCAATTGGGTTTCTTGATAAGCTTCGGTTGTTGAGTGCTAAAGGGTGCACCAAGCTGAAAACTCTTGCACCCCGCATCATGTTGACATCTCTTGAAACTTTGGATCTTGCGATGTGCTATAATCTTGAGAGTTTCCCAGAAGTATTGGGAAAGATGGAGAAAATAAAGACAATATATTTAGACGACACAGACATAGAGAAATTGCcattttcaattggaaattttgttGGGCTGGAACTATTGTCCTTGAAGGGATGCGAAAGGCTTCATCAGTTACCAGGTAGTATATGCATGATGCCGAAAGTTAGAGTGGTAATTGGTTATGGGCAtgaaacatataatttttttgaaaaagagttGAGCTCAGACGTGTCTCCAATGGCAATGCTTATTGGTGGTTCTAACCTATATCTTGATGTGTATTATCCATACATGAATCCCAATAATGGCATCCAGGTATGCAGTCCTAATCCTCTTATGCATTCTGATTTCAATTTGTTATTCTCAAAGCTCAGGAGGGAAGAAGACTGGTATCGCAGATGCAGGGTATCAGTGATGCATTTCTCGTTTCGAAAGAAATTTCCTAAGATAGCGCTATgttgttcattattttttccTGCGATGAAAAGAGTCATGATAATGACTTTTAATTTCAGAGTATACATTAATGATACTTTGCAATTCAGTGGTATGTGCAATTTCATGTTTAGAGGGTATGAAAAAATACTTTGGTGTGATCTAGAAGGGAAAGTGGAGAGGGTGTTTTCAGAGCAAGAGTGGAACAGAGCTGAGATTGCGTTTGAGTTGGACTTCCCTATGCGAAGAAATACTAGAAATGGAATCACAACAAATAGCATTGGTAGAGGAAATCTAAGTTGGAGCCTAATTGGTGTGTACGAGGAAGGAAATAATAAAGAGGATATAGAATTTGAAGATCCCATGTCAATTTTTCCATTAAGTAACACACAACCTCTTTCTTCATTATCTAGTTCTTTGCACTATGTTGTTAGTCTAGGATTTCGTCAAGGATGGGTGGATATGGATTAA
- the LOC114180749 gene encoding uncharacterized protein LOC114180749, whose amino-acid sequence MSRPNQAIEQEDETKPLWRYFTKIRKTPGGGNYMVNCTLCDFEFNGSYTRVRAHLLKIKGEGVRVCPKVNPTKLAELKRLDNEATLKIENSKKKKVSLRPVSEERKQTSSGGVHQKLKGPLEASFNIQARDALDCEIARMFYSSGLPFHLARSPYYRSAFSYAANTSNLSGYVPPSYNKLRGPLLNKERAHVENLLQPIKNSWKPKGVTIVSDGWSDPQRRPLINFMAINESGPMFLKAIDGSSETKDKDFIAKHMRDVIMEVGPQNVVQIITDNAAICKAAGMIIESEFSSIYWTPCVVHTLNLALKNICAAKNTKRNSDLYEEFYWISQIADDATFIKNFIMGHSMRLSMFNNFNSLKFLSVAPTRFASTIIMLKRFRTLKRGLQQMVISNEWSDYKEDNVDNARTVKETLLNDNWWMKVDYILAFPAPIYDVIRKTDTDMATLHLVYEMWDSMIEDVRKIIYQHEGKAQVEHSSFFEAVNSVLIDRWTKSSTSLHCLAHSLNPRYYSDEWLNEDSQRVAPHEDAELTHERKKCFMKYFDDVDVRRQANLEFANFSNEREDFADPDAIRDRTKMDAKSWWIIHGSQAPILQKIALKLLGQPSSSSCCERNWSTYSFIHSLKRNKMTPKRAEDLVFIHSNLRLLSRNSSKYREEETKLWDIGGDDFSLEDSKILQIASLSLDEQELEEAFFNENEQMRSKHEKALKYPYTPILKDDCIWFETYQKMHNPYVHAKWEQDQSSQRQ is encoded by the exons ATGAGTAGACCTAATCAAGCTATTGAACAAGAAGATGAAACAAAACCCCTTTGGAGATATTTTACAAAGATAAGAAAAACTCCTGGTGGTGGAAATTATATGGTCAACTGtactttgtgtgattttgaatttaatgGATCTTACACTCGAGTGAGAGCTCATCTCTTAAAAATTAAGGGAGAAGGGGTTAGAGTTTGTCCAAAAGTGAATCCGACAAAACTTGCTGAGCTTAAAAGATTGGATAATGAAGCaactttgaaaattgaaaattcaaagaagaaaaaggtctCTCTACGACCTGTATCTGAGGAAAGAAAGCAGACAAGCAGTGGTGGTGTTCACCAAAAACTCAAGGGTCCTCTAGAAGCTTCTTTCAACATTCAAGCTAGAGATGctcttgattgtgaaattgcaaGGATGTTTTATTCTTCAGGATTACCATTTCATCTCGCAAGAAGTCCTTATTATAGGAGTGCCTTTTCTTACGCTGCCAATACTTCTAACCTTAGTGGATATGTACCACCATCATATAATAAATTGAGAGGTCCACTGCTTAATAAAGAAAGAGCTCATGTAGAAAATCTTCTGCAACCTATAAAGAATTCATGGAAGCCAAAAGGTGTGACAATTGTTAGCGATGGATGGAGCGACCCTCAAAGAAGACCTCTTATCAATTTTATGGCTATCAATGAGAGTGGACCAATGTTTTTGAAAGCAATAGATGGATCTAGTGAGACAAAAGACAAGGATTTTATTGCCAAACACATGAGAGATGTAATTATGGAAGTTGGACCACAAAACGTGGTACAAATTATCACAGACAATGCAGCAATATGTAAGGCAGCAGGTATGATCATAGAATCAGAATTTTCTTCAATATATTGGACTCCTTGTGTAGTGCACACCTTGAATCTtgcattgaaaaatatttgtgcagcaaaaaatacaaaaagaaatagtGATCTTTATGAAGAATTTTATTGGATCTCACAGATTGCTGATGATgctacatttattaaaaacttcaTTATGGGGCACTCTATGAGATTATCAATGTTTAATAACTTCAATTCATTGAAGTTTCTTTCTGTTGCTCCAACGAGATTTGCTTCAACCATCATCATGCTTAAAAGATTTAGAACCTTGAAAAGAGGACTCCAACAGATGGTAATTAGTAATGAATGGTCTGATTACAAAGAGGATAACGTTGATAATGCACGAACAGTCAAAGAAACTTTATTGAATGATAATTGGTGGATGAAGGTTGACTACATACTTGCTTTTCCTGCCCCTATTTATGATGTTATCAGAAAAACAGATACAGATATGGCTACTCTTCATTTAGTGTATGAGATGTGGGATTCAATGATTGAAGATGTGAGGAAGATTATATACCAACATGAAGGAAAGGCACAAGTTGAACATTCATCTTTTTTTGAGGCAGTAAACTCAGTATTAATTGATCGTTGGACTAAGAGTAGCACATCTCTTCATTGTCTTGCTCATTCTTTAAATCCAAG ATATTATAGTGATGAATGGTTAAATGAAGATTCACAAAGAGTTGCCCCACATGAAGATGCAGAACTTACTCATGAaaggaaaaaatgttttatgaaGTACTTTGATGATGTGGATGTAAGGAGACAAGCAAATTTAGAGTTTGCAAACTTTTCAAATGAAAGAGAAGATTTTGCAGATCCCGACGCTATAAGGGATAGAACTAAAATGGATGCAAAATCATGGTGGATTATTCATGGATCTCAAGCACCAATACTTCAAAAGATAGCTCTTAAGCTACTTGGacaaccttcttcttcttcttgttgtgAAAGGAATTGGAGTACCTACTCTTTTATACattctttgaaaagaaataagatgaCTCCCAAAAGGGCAGAAGATTTAGTATTTATCCATAGTAATCTCCGTCTTCTCTCAAGAAACTCCTCAAAGTATAGAGAAGAGGAAACTAAATTGTGGGATATTGGAGGAGATGACTTTTCATTGGAAGACAGCAAAATTCTTCAGATTGCTAGTCTATCTCTTGATGAACAAGAATTAGAAGAAGcatttttcaatgaaaatgaaCAAATGAGA AGCAAACATGAGAAGGCCCTCAAATATCCATATACACCAATTCTAAAGGATGACTGCATTTGGTTTGAGACATATCAAAAG ATGCATAACCCATATGTGCATGCCAAATGGGAACAAGATCAGAGTTCACAGAGGCAGTAG